A region of the Pirellulales bacterium genome:
CGCGCGTACAAACTGTCGGCCAAGGACCCGCGGGTGCTTGCCATCGCCGCGCGCATGGATCTGGACCAAGAGCAATATGCGCCGGCGGGAAGAAAACTTTTGCAATTGCATCACCAGGGCCAGAGAACGTTGGAGACACGCTTGGCGTTGGGTTGGCTGCTGCTAGCGGCCTCCTCAAGCGATGTGAATAATCCCGAATTAGCCGAGCATTTGGCAAGAGAATCTTGCTTTGGCACCGCGGCGCGCGATTGGGCGGGACTGGCGCTCTTGGCGGCGGTCCATGTTAAGCAGCAAGAACATGACGAAGCGGAACGTTTGTTAGACGCCGCGCTCTTAATCGCTCCCGAGTCGGGCACAGCACAGGGGGAACACTGGCGATTTCAACTGACGCGAAAGCAACCTCTGGAGCGGTTTTGGAAGTGAGTGTTATGTAGGGCGGAACTGGTTCCGCCTTCCGTGAAATGTTCATTTGGCGGATCACGATCCGCCATACGTCAACCACTTGGTGAAAGTCAGAATTAAAAATGATAAATGCAGAATAGCCGCATTCAATTCGTAATTCGTAAATTGTAATTCGTAATTACATCAGCGCTTGGCCTTGGTAGGGGGCTTCTTTGCATCCTTTTTGGGCTTCTTGTTTTTCTTATCATTCTTTTGGCTGTTGTTACCTTTTCCCATGATCGTGCTCCTGTGTAAAAAGGGGGGAATGAATCGTGGCTATGCGGGGTGGCCCGCACCTGCCCACATATCTAACCAAAATTGTAGCAAATCCACCCATTTCAGGAACACCAAATGGGCGGGTAGCGTGCAGAGTCGCGGAATGTGGCACCAGAGGCGGAGGAGGTAGGCCTTTTTCGCACAGACCATTGGACCTTTGCTCGGATACGGTGGGACTGCGCAGTGGCCCATCAAGCAAACAGGAGGAAGCTTGGATGCTTGTCGCCACCATGTCATCCCATTACGGATTGATTGCCCACGGCACCGGATTGATTGCCCACGGCACCGGGACGGTGCCTGCTACTTTGTTGCCACGTAGGCAACCTCCAATGCTTTACGGATTGGCTTTTTTCCTCTATATTTTTGGGCTTGTTGCGAATTTTTTTGCCCTACGCTTTTTTCCACAGCAGGCCCCATGCGCACTTATTGCTTCACTTGTGGTTTTCTCTTGGCGTGTGTTTTTGCGGGCTCATTTTCTGGCTGGTATGGAAGCCGCCTGTGGAACGACGCCCAGGCCCAGAATGCGGCAGCGTCAGCCCCGGCTGGCCGGCAACTTCCGCAGCCCGACCCAACGTTTCAAGGCAAAATTGCCGAAACTGTTCCCAATTCAACTGCCAGCTTTCCCCTGCCCCTGCGGGCCAAGCCAGGCTCCCCCAATGTGCTGATTATCCTGCTCGATGATGTGGGTTTTGGGATGTGTTCGACATTTGGCGGACCGGTGCCAACGCCTAACATGGATAAATTGGCCGCAAATGGCCTAAAATACACGCGGTTTCACACGACCGCGCTTTGCAGTCCGACCCGCGGCGCGCTCTTGGCCGGGCGAAATCATCATAGCATCGGCACGGGGGTAATCATCGAGATGGGGACCGGCTTTCCGGGTTACACGGGGATCATTCCCCGCAGCACCGCGCTGGTCTCGCAAATCTTGCGCGATAATGGCTACGCCACCAGCATGTTCGGCAAATGGCATAACACGCCCGAACCAGACATCAGCCCCGCCGGACCATTCGACCGCTGGCCTACGGGATTGGGCTTTGAATACTTTTACGGATTTAACCAAGGCGAAACCCACCAATACTATCCCACCCTGTATCGCAACACCGTGCCGGTGCCCCAACCCAAATCGCCAGAACAGGGGTATCACTTTACTGCCGACATGACAGACGAAGCGATTGCCTGGACCCGCAATGTTCGTGCGGCTGACCGCAGCAAACCGTGGTTCTGCTACTTTAGCACGGGTGCCGCCCACGCTCCGCATCACGCGCCGCCAGAGTGGCGGGAAAAATTCAAAGGAAAATTCGACCACGGTTGGGACAAACAGCGCGAACTGACTCACGCCCAGCAATTAAAACTGGGGATCATCCCCTCCGGGACACAACTAACCCCCCGCCCACGGGAAATTCCTTCTTGGGAAAGCCAATCCCCCGAGGCTCAGACCGTTTATCTGCGCCTGATGGAAAATTACGCGGGTTTCATGGCCCATACCGACCATCACGTGGGCCGGTTGATCGACAGCCTGGAAGCGTCGGGTGAACTAGAGAATACGCTGGTTTTTTATATGGTGGGGGATAATGGCCCGAGTGCCGAAGGAGGACTCGAAGGGACATTTAGCGAACTCGCGAGCCTGCTGGGGATTCAACTGGGTCTGCAAAGCACGATCCAGCGGTTGGATGAAATTGGCGGTCCGAAAAGCGAGCCGCATGTCCCTGTCGGTTGGGCCTGGGCCATGGCTAGTCCGTTTCAATGGACCAAGCAAGTCGCCAGCCATTTTGGAGGGACACGGAATCCGCTGATTGTGCATTGGCCCAAGGGGATAAAAGCCAAAGGGGAAACGCGCACCCAATTTCATCATGTGATTGACGTGGTGCCAACGATCCTGGAAGCCTGCCAGATTGTCGAGCCAAAAACAGTCAATGGCATTCCCCAAAAGCCCATCGAGGGAATCTCGATGCTGTACAGCTTTGACGGGGCAAAAGAAAAAGACCGCCGCACAACGCAATATTTTGAAATGTTTACCAACCGCGCGATCTATCACGAAGGCTGGGTGGCCTGCAGCCGGTTTGGCGTTCCTTGGGTAACCGCTGGCCGTGACGGGGATTTTTTAAACGTTCCTTGGGAACTATATCACGTTGATCAGGATTTTAGCCAGGCCAATAACCTGGCCGCCCAGGAACCCGCGCGGCTAAAGGAGTTGCAGGCGGTTTTTGTGGCGGAAGCGATGAAATACGATGTTTTCCCCTTAGATGCGCGGAAGTCTGAACGCTTGGACCCCAAATTACGCATCGCGGGAACTCCGCCGACGGAATGGACCTACTTTGGCAATAATGTCTGGCTGCCAGAACCGATCGGCCCGCAAATTTTCCCCCGGCCGCATACGATCACGGCCAAGCTTATCATTCCAGAAGGGGGCGCCGAAGGAGTCGTCGCGTGCGCCGGAGCGTTTTCCGCCGGATGGTCGCTGTATGTCAAGGATGGTCGGCCCCACTTTCGCTATACGCTGTTTGAACTGGCCGACTTGACGATTAGCGGAGAAAAGGAACTTTCGCCAGGACCAGTGACGCTACGCACCGAGTTCATACCCGCAGGCGCTCCCACCGGCGGCGGCAAACTCCGGTTATTTGTCAACGAGCATCCCGTTGGCGAAGGCGTGCTAAAACGGACGTCGTTTCGACATGGGCTGGAACCTTTTGAACTGGGCCGGGATTCAATCACATCGGTCGATCCCGCTTACGCGGACCGGGGCAAATTTGAATTCACCGGAACCATTGAGGAAGTGAAATTTGAATTGAAAAAGTAGACATGCGGGCGTAATAGATTTTTAGTATGTCAAATAGTACCAGCCGGGCAGGTGGCTGGGGGACGAGAGTGGGTGGCGGGGGACGAGCCTAATCAAGCCCAAATCCAGGAAACGACAACCAGCTTGAATCATGCATGCAGGAGATATCTGGTCGCGACCCTAAAAAAGTAAATTCGTTGGCTTCGGGAATAATCCCAGCCGGCCTTCGTTATTACTCCCAGTCGTCCGGCAATCGTTGTCGGACACGCAAATACGGCGATTTTGCGGCGTTTCTTTGCCGGAAATTGCCGAAAAACTCATTATTCCGGGGAGTATTCTGATGAAGACGTCATTGATTGGTAGCGGCATTTTAGGGTTGATTTTGGGCCTGGGACAATTCTCTAACGCCTCGGCCTGCGACCGGGTGGTTTACACAACTTATCGTCCGGTGGTGGTGCAAAAAGTCGTCACACAACCGGTTGTTGTGGTCCCCACGGTCAAAGTCGCCCGGGTGGAAGTGGAACCCGTCACAATCACCAAGGTTGTCTCGGTGGCTGCTCCGATTCGCTTGCCTTCCATGGAAGCGGGGGGCACCTATCGAGCGCGCGTCGATTTTCCCGGCAGCGATGCGGGATTTGTTGTGCTGGTGGTCGGAAATGTCAAGCAACACTGCGAAATCCAAGGCTGGGCCAGCCAGCAAGTGACCTTCACCCTGCCTGCATTGGGTGTCAATGGGGACACCACGGCCCACTTGGAAATTATCAAGTCAAACGGGGACTTGGCCCGGCGGATTGCCATCAATCTGACACAGCCCGCGGACCTCGTGGAAGTATCCGCCGGGGACGCCATGGTCAATAAGCCATTAAAACCGGCCCAGCGCAATGGGCGGGTAAGCCTGGACGGGCTGCCTAATGCAGTTGCTCCCAGCGTGCCGGTCGAGGCTCCCGTGGCCCCCAGTGAAGGGGCATAATGCCCGCATAGACCTTATAAAAAGTGTTTCGCTAGGCGGCGGTAAGCATTTGCTACCCGCCGCTTTTTTTATTAGTCAAAAACAGGTTGCTGTTTTTTTTAGATTCTTAGTAATTCTGGCTTAGGGAATACCCCCAGGGATGGAACTTCGCTAAAATGTGGCTCAGGGACATTTATAACACCCATTTCAAAAAAGGGAGCGTGCCATGCAAGTGCGAGTGTTGGGTTTACTGGTGCTAGTCGGCCTGGTTGTGGCGGGAATCGGTGCGGCAAATACGTTGCAGGCCCAAAGAAACGCTCCCGCCGCCAAGGGTGTGGCAGGCAAAGCAGCCAAGGCAGCCACAGAAGTTGCTGACGCGGCCAAGTCCGCCGCCGCCACTGCCGCCGCCCCAGCCACGGACTTTTTAGCAAATCTGGATGCCGCCGTGGTGGAAGAAGTCCGCAAAGGCATGGCCCAAACCGAAGCCGCATTCAATGCCGGAAATGTGGATGCGCTGATCAGCGGTTTTATTCCTGAAGGGGAATATATTGACGAGAACGGCACGGTCTATCAAGGAGCGGCGGAAATCAAAGCCCTACTCACCTCGTTTTTTGCAAAGTATCCCGGCTCAAAACTAAGCGTCAACCTGGAATCACTCCGTTTTGTGGGTCCCGTGGCAATCGAAGAGGGGGTCCGCACGATCACCAGCAAAGACGATTCCACCAGCACCCAACTTCGTTTTATCGCGGTGCGGTATAAAACTCCCCAGGGCTGGCAATTGGTTTCCTTGCGTGATTTTAGCGATGACATTCCCACGCCCCATGATTATTTGCAGCCATTAGCCTGGCTGGTGGGCGATTGGGTCAACGAAGGTTCCGATGCTCGAGTCAAAATCAATTATCGCTGGTCGGCGGACGGCAATTTTTTACTCGGTGAATATGACGTGCAGCGGGATGGCGTGGCGGTGATGAATAGCACGCATCGAATCGGTTGGGATCCCGTGGCGGGCAAGATCCGCTCGTGGCTGTTTGATTCGGACGGCGGCTTTGGCGAAGGTCACTGGACCCAAGTCGGCGAGGAATGGGTTGTTAAATCGACAGCCACCCTGCCGGATGGTCAAACAGGGTCCGCAACCCTGGAATTTGTCCCGCTAGAACCAACCCGTTTTGTAATACGGGGGACGGATCGCCTGGCCGGCAACGAACGCCAGCCCGATTTTGAATTTGCTATTGTCAAACAAGCTCCCCAACCCCAATCGGGCAAGTAACCCTCCTGCTTATTCTTGCGATATTGAACATAATTCCTGTGGAGAAGCATATCATGAAACTTCGTTATTTTGGGATGTGGGCCACTTCCGTGGCGCTCTGCTGCGGCATGGTGGCAAGCGGGGGTTTGACAGCGCAGGCTCGTCCATCGATCGGTGGCGGGGGTGGCGCTAGAATGGGTGGCGGAGGAGGAATGGCCCGCCCTAGCATGGGTGGGGGGGGTATGGCCCGGCCTAACATGGGTGGCGGAGGGATGTCGCGGCCAAATATGGGTGGCGCAGGTGGCGGTGGAATGGCGCGGCCAAATATTTCGCGTCCCGCGCCAAACGTCAATCGGCCCTCGATGGGGAATGTCAATCGTCCCAGTACTCCAAACATTAATCGGCCAAACATCAGCAATCCCGGGATCAACCGCCCGTCGCTCGATCGGCCTTCGCTGGGGGGTATTCCCAATCGTCCCACGACCCGGCCGAATCTGCCGAACATCAATAATCCCGGGGCAAACCGCCCTAATTTACCTAACATCAACAACCCCAATATCGCCCGGCCAAATCTGCCTAATACGCGGCCGAACCTGCCCAATACCCGACCAACACTACCAAATCGGCCAGAGTTGCCAAATGTCAACCGTCCTTCGGTCCGGCCACCCAATCTTGTCGGTCCCACGCGGCCTGGTGGGGGTGCGACCACGCTACCCAGCTTGCCAGGGAATAACCGGCCCGGGGTCAATCGGCCAAATATTGATCGGCCTAGCCTGGGGAATATCAATCGCCCCGGCGTGGGGAATCGCCCGGATTTGCCCACCACATTGCCGGAGCTACCAAACAGGCCAAATCGACCAAATTTGCCTGATCTAGGCTTAAACCGACCTGGCACAAAGCCGGGGCTGCCTAACCGCCCGAATCTGCCTGATCTGGGCACAAATCTCCCAAATCGACCAAACCTGCCAAACCTGCCAAACCGCCCGGGGCTGCCCAACCGGCCTGAAGTGCCCATTGCCCGCCCCGAGCTGCCCATCATTGGTGGAAATCGTCCGGGAGGCAATTGGAATCGTCCTGATTGGAACCGCCCGGATCGTCCCAATATCAATATTGGCGATAACATCAACAATAATTGGAACATCAATAACAACTGGAACAATATCAACATTGCCAACCGGCCTAATTGGGATCGTCCAGGTTGGAATAACCCCGGTTGGGGGTGGGGTGGTGGCGGTAACTGGCATGACAATTGGTACAACAACTGCGTTAATGATCGGTGGCACGGCTGGTATAACGGCTGCTGGCACGGTTACTGGAATAGCAGTTGGTACCGACCGCTGCCGTGGGTAGCCACGGGCTGGGGTCTGGGCGCATGGACGAGCGGTTGGGGTTATAGCACCAGCTATTACAATCCCTATATCGTCTCCGTTCCCCAGACGGTGGTTGTGCCTTATGATTATTCCCAACCGGTCGTGGTTAATAATATCCAGCCCGCCGCTGATAGCGACGGATCGGCCGCCCCTCCCCCCACGGAGGATAGTGCTAACGAGCAAGCGGTGGCGTTCTTTAACGATGGTCTTGCTAAATTTCGCGCGGCGGATTACGCCGGCGCGCTGACGCAGTTTGACGCCGCGTTAAAGAAACTTCCCAACGACCCGGTGGTGCACGAAGTACGGGCTTTGGCGCTCTTTGCCCTGGGTGACTTCAATTCCGCGGCGGCAGCGCTCAATTCTCTGTTATCTTCCGCTCCGGGAATGGATTGGACCACAATGAGCGGCCTGTATGGAAATGTTGATGACTATACCAAACAACTTCGCGCGCTCGAGTCCCACCTCAAGTCCAATCCCAAGGATGCCGCGGCCGCGTTTGTGTTGGCGTATCATTATTTGGTGCTAGGCTCCAAGGACGCCGCTATCAACACGCTCAAAGCGGTCGTGGAATTACAGCCAAAGGACACCACAGCGCGGCGAATGCTCAACGCCCTGGTGCCGCCCGCCGCTCCGGCCCCCGTGGCGGAGGATCCGCCCGCGGACCCCAATGCTCCCGAAACTAATCTCGTCGGTACATGGCGGGCCGAGGCTGGTGACACGGCAATCGAATTGACGGTCACGCAGGATTCAAAATTTTCTTGGATGGCCACGCCCAAAGGCGAAGCCCCCGTCAAACTCGAAGGGGACCTCTCTTCCAGCCGCGACGGCCTAGTGCTACAAACCGCCGAACAAGGCTCCATGGCGGGTAAAGTGACAGCCCTGGGTGGTGACAAATGGCGATTTAACCTGGCGGGAGCTCCCGCCAATGATCCCGGCTTGATCTTTCAGCGCAAAGAGTAATCCGCCTGTTCATTAGGGCAAAAAACCCGCCACGTCAGCTTGGGGCTGTTATAACCCCCTGCCTACGTGGCGGGTTTGTTTTATGTGGGAAGTGATTTTTTAACACAAGTCGACGCGGATGACGATTTGGTATTTTTAACCTTGAACGAGATAAGTCCGCTTTACCATGGCTTTAACTTCCAGCCTAAAATAAATCCCACACCCAGGCACCACAAGGCGGCGGTACCGGGATTTTCCTTGGCGTAATCATGCATATATTGCAGCAAATCCTCGGTCATCTTTTTGCCCTGATCGATCATCTGATCAGCGCTCAGTTCCTTGTTGTGATTGTTTTTTTCCGCCTTGACTGCTTGGGCAACCATGGGTAAAGACTCCTAAAATGAGGTGCAAAATAGTAGCAGGTAAAAAATTGGATCAACTCTCCCGCGGGGAAGTAGCCTCGTGAGAGTTGATCCCGGAAATTAGCATCAATTGATCTCGGATGCATTCGAGGTTGATTTTTAACTCTTGAAATGGCATCGCAAACCGTTTGACTCCGGACTGAATCAAGGTCCAGGCCATAAGGCCGGCCAACACGCCCATGATTAATACAGTCACGGTAATGATGCCCAAAGACTGCAAAAGCGAGAAGTCGGCTTGAAGCAAGGCCACGACACCGCACGCCGCCGCCAAAAACAAAACTAATAGCATGAGGACCACAGCGACCACCATCAATCCCGCGCCAAGGGCCAAGCCGCTTTTAGCGGCGGCAAATTCAGCAATGAAATGCCGAATTTGCAATTTCCACAATTCACCGGACTTTTGTAAAGTATGGCCAATTTGTTGCCTTACGGGGACAGTGTCCATGATCAAAGCTCCCAGGGGAATTATTTAGTAAAGTTATCGCACCATGCGTTTCATAAAAATTCCTAGTAATAAACCGGCGTTCAACGCGGCTAAAAGCCATGGAAATGCTTGCTCGCGCCGCAGCATGGGGGGCTCCGGCTGGACTTTGGTTCCATCGCGGCTGTACCTTAACTGGCCCGCGGCAGTGGTGTAGGTATTAGGCATGGTGTTTTCTCACAAATGGTTCGGAAGCATGATTGTCCTGGACCGCAGGGCGCGATGGTTGTTCGCTCTTTTCGTCTCCCCGCTGGGAAAAGTGCTTATTAGCAAAGTCCATTCCCTGCCGCATCAAGATGCCCGTGCCATATTGGGCCGCCAGTTCCATGGCCCGTGACATGAGGGATTGCCAAAGGCTTGATTTTGCCGGGTGCCTGGAACTACTTTCCATTTGCTCCAGCTTTCTTGCCAACCGTTGCAGCAAGTCACGCTCGCTTTTAACGGCGGACTTGGCCGGAATTAACCAATAT
Encoded here:
- a CDS encoding tetratricopeptide repeat protein, which produces MKLRYFGMWATSVALCCGMVASGGLTAQARPSIGGGGGARMGGGGGMARPSMGGGGMARPNMGGGGMSRPNMGGAGGGGMARPNISRPAPNVNRPSMGNVNRPSTPNINRPNISNPGINRPSLDRPSLGGIPNRPTTRPNLPNINNPGANRPNLPNINNPNIARPNLPNTRPNLPNTRPTLPNRPELPNVNRPSVRPPNLVGPTRPGGGATTLPSLPGNNRPGVNRPNIDRPSLGNINRPGVGNRPDLPTTLPELPNRPNRPNLPDLGLNRPGTKPGLPNRPNLPDLGTNLPNRPNLPNLPNRPGLPNRPEVPIARPELPIIGGNRPGGNWNRPDWNRPDRPNINIGDNINNNWNINNNWNNINIANRPNWDRPGWNNPGWGWGGGGNWHDNWYNNCVNDRWHGWYNGCWHGYWNSSWYRPLPWVATGWGLGAWTSGWGYSTSYYNPYIVSVPQTVVVPYDYSQPVVVNNIQPAADSDGSAAPPPTEDSANEQAVAFFNDGLAKFRAADYAGALTQFDAALKKLPNDPVVHEVRALALFALGDFNSAAAALNSLLSSAPGMDWTTMSGLYGNVDDYTKQLRALESHLKSNPKDAAAAFVLAYHYLVLGSKDAAINTLKAVVELQPKDTTARRMLNALVPPAAPAPVAEDPPADPNAPETNLVGTWRAEAGDTAIELTVTQDSKFSWMATPKGEAPVKLEGDLSSSRDGLVLQTAEQGSMAGKVTALGGDKWRFNLAGAPANDPGLIFQRKE
- a CDS encoding arylsulfatase, which translates into the protein MRTYCFTCGFLLACVFAGSFSGWYGSRLWNDAQAQNAAASAPAGRQLPQPDPTFQGKIAETVPNSTASFPLPLRAKPGSPNVLIILLDDVGFGMCSTFGGPVPTPNMDKLAANGLKYTRFHTTALCSPTRGALLAGRNHHSIGTGVIIEMGTGFPGYTGIIPRSTALVSQILRDNGYATSMFGKWHNTPEPDISPAGPFDRWPTGLGFEYFYGFNQGETHQYYPTLYRNTVPVPQPKSPEQGYHFTADMTDEAIAWTRNVRAADRSKPWFCYFSTGAAHAPHHAPPEWREKFKGKFDHGWDKQRELTHAQQLKLGIIPSGTQLTPRPREIPSWESQSPEAQTVYLRLMENYAGFMAHTDHHVGRLIDSLEASGELENTLVFYMVGDNGPSAEGGLEGTFSELASLLGIQLGLQSTIQRLDEIGGPKSEPHVPVGWAWAMASPFQWTKQVASHFGGTRNPLIVHWPKGIKAKGETRTQFHHVIDVVPTILEACQIVEPKTVNGIPQKPIEGISMLYSFDGAKEKDRRTTQYFEMFTNRAIYHEGWVACSRFGVPWVTAGRDGDFLNVPWELYHVDQDFSQANNLAAQEPARLKELQAVFVAEAMKYDVFPLDARKSERLDPKLRIAGTPPTEWTYFGNNVWLPEPIGPQIFPRPHTITAKLIIPEGGAEGVVACAGAFSAGWSLYVKDGRPHFRYTLFELADLTISGEKELSPGPVTLRTEFIPAGAPTGGGKLRLFVNEHPVGEGVLKRTSFRHGLEPFELGRDSITSVDPAYADRGKFEFTGTIEEVKFELKK
- a CDS encoding SgcJ/EcaC family oxidoreductase; translation: MQVRVLGLLVLVGLVVAGIGAANTLQAQRNAPAAKGVAGKAAKAATEVADAAKSAAATAAAPATDFLANLDAAVVEEVRKGMAQTEAAFNAGNVDALISGFIPEGEYIDENGTVYQGAAEIKALLTSFFAKYPGSKLSVNLESLRFVGPVAIEEGVRTITSKDDSTSTQLRFIAVRYKTPQGWQLVSLRDFSDDIPTPHDYLQPLAWLVGDWVNEGSDARVKINYRWSADGNFLLGEYDVQRDGVAVMNSTHRIGWDPVAGKIRSWLFDSDGGFGEGHWTQVGEEWVVKSTATLPDGQTGSATLEFVPLEPTRFVIRGTDRLAGNERQPDFEFAIVKQAPQPQSGK
- a CDS encoding phage holin family protein, which codes for MDTVPVRQQIGHTLQKSGELWKLQIRHFIAEFAAAKSGLALGAGLMVVAVVLMLLVLFLAAACGVVALLQADFSLLQSLGIITVTVLIMGVLAGLMAWTLIQSGVKRFAMPFQELKINLECIRDQLMLISGINSHEATSPRES